A genomic stretch from Kwoniella europaea PYCC6329 chromosome 2, complete sequence includes:
- a CDS encoding methylthioribulose-1-phosphate dehydratase, whose product MSNKLTHEEQEALVISEDPEHPANLISELCREFYKLGWVTGTGGGISIRQGEHVYLAPSGVQKERIKPEHIFVLPFAQSSVPKPGSKRDFLRIPSKKGLTESQCTPLFWNAFTMREAGACIHTHSQHAVMLTLLHPRDAQSFKISHQEMIKGVRIGGVGKTLSFFNTLEIPIIDNTAVEEDLTESMAAAMEKYPDAPAILVRRHGVYVWGNTWEQAKTQSECLDYLFEIAVKMLLAKLPLVGDN is encoded by the exons ATGTCCAACAAGCTTACCCACGAAGAGCAAGAGGCCTTGGTGATCAGTGAGGATCCTGAGCAT CCCGCTAACTTGATTTCCGAATTATGTCGAGAATTCTATA AGCTTGGATGGGTTACAGGCACTGGAGGAG GTATTTCAATTCGACAAGG TGAACATGTGTACCTCGCTCCCTCTGGTGTCCAGAAAGAGCGGATCAAGCCAGAACACATCTTTGTCCTTCCGTTCGCTCAGTCATCTGTACCTAAACCTGGATCAAAGAGAGATTTTCTGAGGATACCAAGTAAGAAG GGCCTGACAGAATCACAATGTACCCCTCTGTTCTGGAACGCTTTCACCATGAGAGAAGCGGGTGCATGTATACATACCCATTCCCAACATGCTG TCATGTTGACACTCTTACATCCTCGTGATGCTCAGAGTTTCAAGATCTCCcatcaagagatgatcaaaggtgtgCGGATTGGTGGAGTAGGGAAAACACTCAGTTTCTTCAATACTTTGGAAATCCCCATCATCGACAATACtgctgttgaagaagatttgaCTGAAAGTATGGCTGCT GCGATGGAGAAATACCCAGACGCTCCTGCTATCTTAGTAAGAAGACATGGTGTTTACGTTTGGG GTAATACTTGGGAACAAGCAAAGACTCAATCGGAATGTCTTGACTACCTTTTTGAGATCGCCGTCAAGATGCTTTTGGCCAAATTACCACTGGTCGGGGACAATTAG